The following proteins are co-located in the Nerophis lumbriciformis linkage group LG22, RoL_Nlum_v2.1, whole genome shotgun sequence genome:
- the LOC133615216 gene encoding CD48 antigen-like isoform X2 codes for MAYQQVLLYVICTLTAVSAQDVKYFLKGQDIHLAPSISQRPIGILWLHNRNDVVLFIRTEDVVYPPYKNRVALDWLSAELTIKNATYEDSGVYDLDVNINNKLHTFQYRIEVIDQVSKPNISCERSDTQQATLVCSTESKQPHLLMFKWYSRGKEYTGPNLTVWNEDDGQVYRCDVSNPLTNETASFTNDCFLDLLKNIQHRRQGAVKEWNNELDSEETMTRLMAYHHQDTVQLEDISNNQQVCPDAAVKGDPIDTSISCRLQTHRKCSSWAGTTTPYFWDTPNPPTEGTIGVKQE; via the exons ATGGCCTACCAACAAGTCCTGCTCTATGTCATCTGCACTTTGACAGCAG TTTCTGCACAGGATGTGAAATATTTCCTGAAGGGGCAGGACATACACTTGGCGCCGTCCATCTCTCAACGACCCATTGGAATTCTCTGGCTACATAATAGAAATGATGTGGTATTGTTTATTCGCACGGAGGATGTTGTGTATCCTCCATACAAGAACAGAGTCGCTTTGGATTGGCTCTCTGCAGAACTCACCATCAAAAATGCCACCTATGAGGACAGTGGGGTCTATGACTTGGATGTTAACATAAACAATAAGCTGCATACTTTCCAGTATAGAATTGAGGTTATAG ACCAAGTATCAAAACCCAACATATCCTGTGAGAGGAGCGACACACAGCAGGCGACGCTTGTGTGCTCAACAGAGTCCAAACAACCTCATTTATTGATGTTTAAGTGGTATTCACGTGGAAAAGAGTATACCGGACCAAATTTAACTGTCTGGAATGAAGATGATGGTCAAGTTTATCGTTGTGATGTCAGCAACCCTCTGACCAATGAAacggcttcattcactaacgattGCTTCCTGG ACCTGTTGAAAAATATCCAACACAGAAGACAAGGGGCAGTAAAAG aATGGAACAATGAGCTGGACTCGGAAGAGACCATGACTCGCCTCATGGCTTACCACCACCAAGACACCGTCCAACTTGAGGACATCAGCAATAATCAGCAGGTGTGTCCGGACGCTGCGGTGAAAGGAGACCCTATTGATACCAGCATCTCCTGCAGACTGCAAACCCACAGGAAATGTAGCAGCTGGGCAGGTACCACGACACCCTATTTCTGGGACACACCCAATCCTCCCACCGAAGGAACAATCGGTGTGAAACAGGAGTGA
- the LOC133615216 gene encoding uncharacterized protein isoform X1, with the protein MAYQQVLLYVICTLTAVSAQDVKYFLKGQDIHLAPSISQRPIGILWLHNRNDVVLFIRTEDVVYPPYKNRVALDWLSAELTIKNATYEDSGVYDLDVNINNKLHTFQYRIEVIDQVSKPNISCERSDTQQATLVCSTESKQPHLLMFKWYSRGKEYTGPNLTVWNEDDGQVYRCDVSNPLTNETASFTNDCFLDKRSNSSVITAIHTTLIVVIIVCCCVLYIKRHHLKDLLKNIQHRRQGAVKEWNNELDSEETMTRLMAYHHQDTVQLEDISNNQQVCPDAAVKGDPIDTSISCRLQTHRKCSSWAGTTTPYFWDTPNPPTEGTIGVKQE; encoded by the exons ATGGCCTACCAACAAGTCCTGCTCTATGTCATCTGCACTTTGACAGCAG TTTCTGCACAGGATGTGAAATATTTCCTGAAGGGGCAGGACATACACTTGGCGCCGTCCATCTCTCAACGACCCATTGGAATTCTCTGGCTACATAATAGAAATGATGTGGTATTGTTTATTCGCACGGAGGATGTTGTGTATCCTCCATACAAGAACAGAGTCGCTTTGGATTGGCTCTCTGCAGAACTCACCATCAAAAATGCCACCTATGAGGACAGTGGGGTCTATGACTTGGATGTTAACATAAACAATAAGCTGCATACTTTCCAGTATAGAATTGAGGTTATAG ACCAAGTATCAAAACCCAACATATCCTGTGAGAGGAGCGACACACAGCAGGCGACGCTTGTGTGCTCAACAGAGTCCAAACAACCTCATTTATTGATGTTTAAGTGGTATTCACGTGGAAAAGAGTATACCGGACCAAATTTAACTGTCTGGAATGAAGATGATGGTCAAGTTTATCGTTGTGATGTCAGCAACCCTCTGACCAATGAAacggcttcattcactaacgattGCTTCCTGG ACAAAAGATCAAATTCTTCAGTGATAACTGCCATCCATACTACCCTCATTGTGGTCATCATTGTGTGTTGCtgtgtattatatataaaacGTCACCATTTAAAAG ACCTGTTGAAAAATATCCAACACAGAAGACAAGGGGCAGTAAAAG aATGGAACAATGAGCTGGACTCGGAAGAGACCATGACTCGCCTCATGGCTTACCACCACCAAGACACCGTCCAACTTGAGGACATCAGCAATAATCAGCAGGTGTGTCCGGACGCTGCGGTGAAAGGAGACCCTATTGATACCAGCATCTCCTGCAGACTGCAAACCCACAGGAAATGTAGCAGCTGGGCAGGTACCACGACACCCTATTTCTGGGACACACCCAATCCTCCCACCGAAGGAACAATCGGTGTGAAACAGGAGTGA